CTGGTGGAATCGAGCTGGCCATATTCGTTGCCGGCGAGCAAGATGGACGATTCGACCCGGAGGATGCGATCCGTTTTTTCGGGCAGGGCAACACGAGCATCTTCTCGCGGATCAACACCTACTGGCTCTCGTGGGACTCTCGTCCTGGCCTGCGGATGGAGAGCGTCTCCTGCAGCCCGGGTGACTCGTTTCCGGTACCCGGAGCATTTACCGACACCTTGCACTTCGAAGAGAACAAAGACTACCGGGCGGCGCTGCCAGACGGAGAGGAAAAGGATCACTGGTTCTGGGAAAGACTGGTCGCGCCGGGCACAAGCGAGTATCCACTCAACATCCCGGATATAGCCCCGGGTACGCACGATGCCGAGATAACAGTGTGTATGCATGGGTTTACGGACGTGTCCCACCTGGTTAATATCTCGTTCAACCGCTACCTCGGAGCTGTTTGCACCTGGAACGGCATCGTGGAATATGTGACGAGTTTTCCAGTTCCCTCGCGGTATATCAGCCACGAGGACAACCAGCTCGTTGTCGACTGTCCCTCTCAGAATCCGTTCGACCAGACCCTGTTCAACTGGGTGGATGTTGTATATCGCCGCTCCCATATGGCCCGCGATGGCGAATTGCGCTTTAACGATTCCGGTGCCGGCGCCAACCAGTTCGAGGTGACCGGTTTTCCAGACAACGATATAGCACTCTATCGCATCACGAATCCAAGGCATGTGGCGAGGATGGTGGATCATGTTGCCCGCGATGAGAGCGGCGTCTGGACCCTGGCATTCGAGGATACGCTCGACGACGGCGAGTATCTTGCGGTGGCCTCAATCGGCCTGAAGAAGCCTGTCAGCATCGTCAAAGACAAACCATCGAACCTCCGATCCAACGCGAACCAGGCTGACTATATCGTAATCACCCACCCGCTTTTCATCGACTCCGTCCAGGAACTCGTGACATACCGCCGTAGCGAAGGACTGAATGTGTGCCTGGCAACGATCGATGATGTGTATGATGAATTCAACTTCGGAAACTTCGATCCCGGTGCAATAAAAGATTTTGTGTCTCACGCCTATCATTCCTGGCAACAACCCGCCCCCGTCTATCTCCTTCTCGTAGGGGACGCGAGTTGCGACTACCGGGGATTTGTTTCAAGTGGAAATAATAACTATGTCCCGACCCACCTGTTTATCGCTCAGACCGATGAGCATGTGACGTCGAGCGATGACTGGTTCGGCTGCGTTGCTGGAGATGATCTATTTCCGGATATGCTGGTCGGGCGAATCACCGCGCGCAGCGAAAGTGATGTCGCAGGTTACATCGATAAAGTTATTGCATACGAGACTGAGACGGACAACGAGCCATGGAGAAAGACCGCCGTTCTGGTGGCCGACGACCCCGACGACGCAGGCGACTTCCCGTATATATGCGACTACATAGCCAAAAGCTGTTTTGCTCCCGCTGGATTTGATACCGTCAAAATATATTACACCCGGTACGCCAGCGCGTGCCGCCAGATGATCATAGATGCCGTCGACGAGGGATGCAGTTTCCTGACCTATGTCGGACATGGATCGAACAATCGCTGGTCGTACGAAAGGATGTTCGTAACGCAGAATATCGCTTCGATGAACAACGCGACACGATACCCCCTGGTCGTGACAAATACCTGCAAGAACGGCTGGTTCGATTATCCAATGGCGACTATTCCATATTCTATGGCAGAGGAATTCAGTCGTGCCCCTCTGCGCGGGGCCATCGCGTGCTGGTCGTATAGCGGCCTGTCGTTCGCGCCGCATGCCCTGATGCTTGCTGAGTATCTCTATAACAGCCTTCTGGTTGATGAAAACTATATTCTCGGCTCGGCTGCCTGCCAGGCGAAGATGCAATACCTTGCGATACCGGGCGTGTACTGGGATCAAGCGGCTATGCTCATACTGCTTGGCGATCCAGCGTTGGAGATGGGATTCGACCCCAGGCCGGATCTACTGGTCGGAGAGATCGACTTTTCCCCCCGTTTCCCCGGAGCAGGTAATCCGGATACACTGAGCGTCACCATATTCAATGCTGGCCGCGTTGACGCCGAAGGCGCCCTGGTCCGCTTTACCCGGGGCCATCCGGACAGCCTGGGCTCGACGATCCTTGGAGAGACATCACTCACAGCGCTGCCTGCGGGTGAGCACGCAATGGCTAGCGCAGTGTGGGATTCTGTGCCGGATATCGGCTCTTACCCTGTCTACGTTCGCATCGATCCCGCGAACCTGATTACTGAATCATGCGAGTGGAACAATACCGATTTCAATACGCTCACGGTACGTCCGCCCTGCACACCGGGAGATACCATCCCCCCGACCGTGTTGCTGTATGTCGATGGGAAACAGGTCGGAACCGGATTCAGTAATTACGACTTTACTTCGCAGAACCCAGTGATCGAGGCCGAAATCAGGGATTTAGAGAGCGGTGTAGACATCGGAGAGCTTCAGGTCACAGTGAACGACGTGGAGGTCGATTACGAGATCGAGCACAGCGGTTTGGGATCTCCCCTCGTCACCCTGCGGTACTATCCGGCTTCCCCCCTGGCTGATGACACCTATACCTTCCATGTCCGTGTAGCCGACTGTGGCTGCACGTTGAATACCGGAGAGAACTCTGTCACTTTCATCGTAGAATCGAAGCTGAGCCTTCGGGATGTCATGAATTATCCCAACCCATGCCGTGAAGGCGCTCGATTCAGATATTCCCTCTCACAGCCAGCGCGGGAAGTAACCCTCAGGATCTATGCGGTGACCGGAGCGCTGGTGCAAACAATCTGGTGCTCGCCGGGCGGCATGAACGAAAACGAATTCGACTGGGACGGGAATGGTCGACAAGGGAATCCACTCTCGAGCGGCGTCTATTTTTATCGATTGACTGCCGAGGGGGAACGTGGGCGCGATGAGGCAAAGGGGAAGATCGTGATCGTACGGTGAGAGAATCAAATAAAAACCCGGTTGCCAGGTTTTCAGATCGCCTGGCAACCGGGTCCTATAAACCCCGGGATTACTCAAAAAAGACAACTACTACCGCATAAGGATCATCTTTTTATACTGGGTCTCGCCACCGACAGTCAACTTGTAGAAGTAGACGCCGCTGACAACATCCGAGCCGTTGAAGTCCTTACCATTCCAGGAAGCGACTCCTGGGCCCGCTTTCTCGCCCTGGTCCTTCAGAGTGACGATCCTCTGTCCGGCGATGTTGTAGATATCGAGTTTCACATGACAATCCCTTACAAGATTGTACTCGATCGTCGTGTTCGGATTGAACGGGTTCGGATAGTTCTGGGACAGAGTGAAAGCCACAGGGGACTCCTCTTTGCCGGACGCAAGGAACGGTCCGTGCATCGAATTTTCTCCGTCCACACTTATGCCTTCGATCCAGTAGAAGCAATCGAGTCTCTGCTCGAGGCCAGCATCGACGACTGAGTAATCCGCGCCATTGACATCAGATCCCCTGGCAGGGATAAGGGCGCTGTTTACCATCAGTCTTTCGCTGTCGACACTGATCGTGCGATAGACGTTGAAGCCGGCCATACTGCCTTCGGATTCTGTGGTCCAGTTTATGGTCCGGGAACCATTGCCGTTGTACAATACCTCGAAAGTTCCCATCTGAGTGGCCGTACTCGGCTCATGATCGTAGTGCATTATCCAGGCTTCGCCAAGAAGTGAATCCGCAGGCTCAATCCCGCTCCAGAACTCCCAATGACCGTACACGTGAGGAGGATATACCCATCTCTCGGTCGTAAGGAGTAATCCAAAATTACCGCTTGGTAATATGGCGAAATCGCCACCTGTGTAAAGGCCTGCGTCCCAGCCATCCCATGTGAACATATTATCTTCCAGGTCAAAATGAAGAAGGCCGAACTCGAGGCCCCTGACGTAAAGATCGTTGACAAGATCATTGTTGATGAGTTCGAACGGATAGACGTCCAACTCGCCGCCCGGCGTGAAGTAACGTCGCAAGAATCTCCATTTGTGTGGCGGGAATTTAGCTGGTCCAACATAGCCACCATTATAAGTCCAATATGCCTCTTCAAGCTCCTGCTGATTGGTGCATACTGTCCCCTTCAGCGTTATATTGATCCTGACTTTGACCATGGTACAATATGGCAGAGTCGTTGCCCAGTCCATGTCTACATCAAATCCCTGGCCGTCACCGTGCATGGTATACCCAATGGCACTCGCGGGTGGGTCGGCTCCGACCCAGTTGACCGAGAGGAGTTCCGAGTCACTGTCGATCCTTATACTCAGGTGAAGATCATTCACCAGATCCGGAAGACCGTATGACTGGTGGAACTCGTAAGCACAGGTAACAGAGCCGGTTCCTGCGTGGGCCGCTACCGGTACCAGAGCAACAAAAAGCAGCAGGGCGCACGCGGTAAACACAATGGATCTGTTTCTCATTAAAAGGCCTCCTTTGACACGTTCTTATACAGACCGCTCCCCCAATGAATTTAGCAACATAAAATTCTGCTGGCGCAAAGATGCAGCAAAGATGCAGCTGATGCAAAAGCCAGAGATGCGATCCTGGTGAGATTCTTTTGTAGGTGTCCAGATCCCTTAGGGTTTTACGAAGTAGATGCTACCACAGTTCCGGCCTGTCGTCAACGGGAATATTGGATAATATTCATCTATATTCCTGAATAATTATTATTATCTATATATCATATGGTATATTGTTGACTTGCTCAACTATTCCGGAACTGTCTTCTGGAAATTCCACAAACACTCACGAAACTAGTCGTCCACAATTTGTTTACATTGCAGGGAAAGGTCGGTGTCGCCAGAGATTACGATAAAGTGATTGCAGAAAATAAATCTGGTGGGAGCTACAGGATTTGAACCTGTGACTTCTACCGTGTGAAGATAGCACTCTAACCACTGAGTTAAGCTCCCACCTGATACCCGGCTTCATGGCGGTACCTTCGGAGGCAACCCGAATCGCCAGGCTCATCTACTATATAGATTATTATAGTTGCACGCAAGAGTTTCGAACGGTCACCTACGTTCATTCTTTTTCGAGATGCTCATTGATGATGACTCTGGCCAGAGTCAGATCTTCCTCTCTCACCATCAGCCTCACTCTGCCCATTCCGTCTGCAGTAAAGGGAAGCACTCCTGATGCCATCGCCGATTTTACCAGGACCCTTATCCCCTCTGACTCGAGGATACCGTAGAGTATCTTCGCCTCCATCTCGCCCTGCACGGCCATCAATTCGACCAGTTCGTCCCTGTTCTTTCTTTCCTCAGTCATTATTACCCTCGCAGATTTGAACTACGCGTGATATTAATCCTTATCCAGGCGGAATTACAAGCATAGAAAGGACTGTTCCGCGATGAACCTCGGAGCCCACATGTCGATAGCCGGCGGCATCCACCTGGCCCTTGAAAGAGGCAGGAACATCGGATGCAATGCGGTGCAACTCTTCGTGAAGAGTTCCAATCAGTGGAAAGCAAGGGACTTGCCGTCAGAAGAGATACACCTTTTCCATGAAAAGTCCCGCGAGTACAGACCCGGATTTATAATGGGACATTCATCCTACCTGATCAATATCGCCTCGCCCGATGTTGAATTGCTTGAAAAATCCCGAAAAGCCCTGGCCATAGAAATAGAACGTTGTGAGACCCTCTCGATCCCCTGGTTGGTCCTTCATCCGGGCAGCCATAGAGGAGCAGGGACAGAGGTGGGAATCAGAACGGTCGCGGAGAGCCTCGACCGCGTCTTCGAGATGACTGCCGAACACAAAACATCTATACTTCTCGAAACGACCTCCGGCTCGGGAAACATCCTCGGCAGCAGATTCGAAGAGCTGGCAGCCATGATCGAACATTCACGTTTTCCGGACAGGATAGGGGTCTGCCTGGACACCTGCCACATATTCGCGGCGGGATACGACATGTCTACAAAACGGAATTATGAAACTGTATTCAAGTCATTCGATTCCATAATCGGACTGGGCCATCTGAAGGCATTCCACCTGAATGACTCCAGGACTCCCCTCGGTAGCAAAAAAGACAGGCATGCCAATATCGGCGAGGGAGAAATCGGCTCAAAGCCGTTCGGATTCCTCGTCAACGACTCACGGTTCATTGATATCCCGATGGTCCTCGAGACGCCGAAGGGGCCCGAGCTTATTGAAGATATAGAGACGCTGGCGCTGCTTCGATCACTCAGGAAATAGAAAAGATCGTGACCAGCCGAGGGCTATCCAAAAAGGTGACGACCCGGAAGTATCTTGATA
The sequence above is a segment of the Candidatus Latescibacterota bacterium genome. Coding sequences within it:
- a CDS encoding T9SS type A sorting domain-containing protein, producing the protein MRNRSIVFTACALLLFVALVPVAAHAGTGSVTCAYEFHQSYGLPDLVNDLHLSIRIDSDSELLSVNWVGADPPASAIGYTMHGDGQGFDVDMDWATTLPYCTMVKVRINITLKGTVCTNQQELEEAYWTYNGGYVGPAKFPPHKWRFLRRYFTPGGELDVYPFELINNDLVNDLYVRGLEFGLLHFDLEDNMFTWDGWDAGLYTGGDFAILPSGNFGLLLTTERWVYPPHVYGHWEFWSGIEPADSLLGEAWIMHYDHEPSTATQMGTFEVLYNGNGSRTINWTTESEGSMAGFNVYRTISVDSERLMVNSALIPARGSDVNGADYSVVDAGLEQRLDCFYWIEGISVDGENSMHGPFLASGKEESPVAFTLSQNYPNPFNPNTTIEYNLVRDCHVKLDIYNIAGQRIVTLKDQGEKAGPGVASWNGKDFNGSDVVSGVYFYKLTVGGETQYKKMILMR
- a CDS encoding DUF2007 domain-containing protein, encoding MTEERKNRDELVELMAVQGEMEAKILYGILESEGIRVLVKSAMASGVLPFTADGMGRVRLMVREEDLTLARVIINEHLEKE
- a CDS encoding deoxyribonuclease IV, whose product is MNLGAHMSIAGGIHLALERGRNIGCNAVQLFVKSSNQWKARDLPSEEIHLFHEKSREYRPGFIMGHSSYLINIASPDVELLEKSRKALAIEIERCETLSIPWLVLHPGSHRGAGTEVGIRTVAESLDRVFEMTAEHKTSILLETTSGSGNILGSRFEELAAMIEHSRFPDRIGVCLDTCHIFAAGYDMSTKRNYETVFKSFDSIIGLGHLKAFHLNDSRTPLGSKKDRHANIGEGEIGSKPFGFLVNDSRFIDIPMVLETPKGPELIEDIETLALLRSLRK